ACTCTCATCATCATGAATCGATAAAATAATAACCTTAACCTCCGGGAACATTTCCCGCAGTTTTTGAGTAGCCTCCACGCCATTCTCAATAGGCATATTAATATCCATCAGTACGATGTCTGGTTTAGTTCCGTTACAGAACTCCAATACCTGGATACCGTCACCACATTCACCGATGACTTCGATATCCTCCTCCATATTCAAAATACGTTTCAGCCCTTCACGAAAAAGCTGATGATCATCCGCCAAAAGAACTTTAATGGGCGTTTTAGTAGAGTTTAAGTTCTCCATCACATTACTCCTTCCCTTTCTCCACGTTCGTCGGAATGTGGATCACGATTGTTGTCCCCTGATTCTCGGCTGATATGATTTCCATTCTGCCTTCAAGCAGCTCTACACGTTCCCGCATACCAACTAGCCCGAAGCTTTCACGATTGCCCTGCGGATTCTTTAATTTCTGCACATTAAAACCTAATCCATTATCCTTAATCACAATCTTAATTAACTGCGCTTGGTAAGTAATCTCTACCAATACGAAACTCGGGTAGGCATGTTTAGCTGCATTAGACAGAGCTTCCTGGACCAATCGGTATACCGCTGCCTCCATGGCTGAAGATAGTCGATGTTCCTGACCTCTGGTTTCCAAGGTCGTCCTCAGCTTCGTCTTCTCCTCAAAATCATGCACATATTTCCGCAAAGTCGGAATTAATCCCAAATCATCGAGAGCCATCGGTCGTAAATTAAAGATGACCTTACGCATTTCTTCCAGGCTGTATCGAACCTGTCCTTTCAAATCTATTACTTCGTCCTGCACCAACCCAAATTCCTGCTTTACCAGCATTCTTTCTACAATTTCCGTCCTAAGGACTAGATTCGCCAGCATTTGAGCAGGACCATCATGAATTTCCCGGGCAATTCTCTTCCGTTCTTCCTCTTGAGCCAGGATTATCTTGAGTCCTATCATCTGTCTGTTCTTCGCAGATTCGACAATTCTCGTCACCTGACCTAGTTCTCCCGACAAATATTCGAGCACTACGCTCATTTGCGAACCAATTGACTCTGCACGTTCTACAGAATTTTCGACACTGCGCACTCGCATTTGTAATTCATCACGTCTTGATCGAAGATAGACCTCTCTCTCACGCGTCATCATGAGTTCGAGCTGTAGCTCCGTAGCCTTCTCATAGGCTATACGAATATCCTTCTCTGAGTAGCGGACAAAGTCCCGGCTGACCTCTGTCAGCCGGATTCTGGAGCGGTGATACTGCAGCTCCAGCTTATCTACTTTTTTTAATGTCTCATCCGTTTCGTCCATGACCCGCTGCAGTTCTTTATTGAGTGCAGCAAGTTCATCACGTGCAACCTGCAATATTTCAAAAATCTGATACTTGCTGCTCTCCATCACGTCGATGGTATTTTTAATGACGCGATCAATCGCATCGGCTTGAAATTCCACGGATGCTTGCCCCTTTTCTATCGAATCGTTTTAAAGGTTTTCCTTTATATTAACATATCACGATTCGATAGTTACGGTCTTCGTTTTCTGTTCCCATTTTACAGTTAATCCTAGCTGTTCAGAAACTAGTCTTAACGGTACTAAAGTCCTACCTTGCAAAATGATAGGTGCTACTTCAGCACTCTGACGTTTACCATTCAGCAGATATTCTTTTTTATTTACGGTAAGATCCAGTGCCTTGGCTCCGCGTAATACCATGATCTTCTTATTCACCTGATCCCAAGTAGCGCTGCCTCCGAAAGCATCTAGTACATACCGAATTGGCACATAGGTACTGCCGTCTTTTACAATTGGAGCTACATCAATAGCTTTCTTATTTCCATTTACAGTCATTGCTTTCGAGCCAATGCTCATAGAAGCCGTACCTTTTGGTAAGCCCGCATCACTGGAAAGTGAAGGCATTGTAAAGGTGATATTATCAAAGGCAACTGTACCTGTCTTCGCCCGTTCATCTTGACCTTCCTCTACATTGACTACATAAAGTCTCTTCAGCGTAGCTGGGAATTTAATACCTGAGCCTGACAAGTCGATGTTAATGTTCTTCCAACCGTTCCAATCGATAATCTTTGCAAGATCTACATAAGCTGTAGCTCCGCTGTTGTCTACAAACTCAGCACGCAGCCAATTCAAGCTCATATCTCCCATCACATCAACCGACATCGAAGTTGCAAGCGCTGGAACTGTTTTGCCGCTTGTACCATTAAGCTGAGCATAAGCATACATTTTGCCGCTGCCAGCCGTCATATCATAACTGAGTGACAGCACCTTGGAGGCTACTCTTTCAGCCGTTCCATCCACTATCGTTGCAGTACCCTGTACCGCTGGAACATTGGTAGTAAAGTCGATTGGATAGCTTACCTTCTCGAAATCTTCCCATGTTGTAGCTGCTGCTGTTGATAATACAACCACTGCACTAAATCCATCATAACGGGCAATAGCATAACCTGTAGTAACCCCTGCATCAACGGCGTTTACAGTAAGCTTGCCATCTTTCACGGCTCCCTTAAAGCCTACAAACTCCCACTTCAGTGCTGAATCCGGAACATTGATAGTTGTTCCACTCTTCGTTGCCGCTGTAACAGGGACAGACACAGTAGTTCCGGCTGTCAGTGGCGCTGTAGCTGTACCTACACTCATACTGGATAGATCATTACCACCCAGAACTGTAACAGTTGTAGAGGCGCTTGCAGAACCGCTTTTAGCCGTTAAGGTAACGGTACCTGGCTTCACTGCCGTTACTTCACCTGCACTTACCGTTGCGCTTCCGCCGCTTGATACCCATGTAGGATTACCTGCTGCTACATCAATAGGGTTGTAGTAAGTGTCATAACCCTTTAAAGAATATGTTGCCTTTTGTCCAACCAGCAGTGCGGAACTTCCGCTAATTTTGATTCCTTTGACT
This Paenibacillus sp. FSL R5-0345 DNA region includes the following protein-coding sequences:
- a CDS encoding sensor histidine kinase, which gives rise to MEFQADAIDRVIKNTIDVMESSKYQIFEILQVARDELAALNKELQRVMDETDETLKKVDKLELQYHRSRIRLTEVSRDFVRYSEKDIRIAYEKATELQLELMMTREREVYLRSRRDELQMRVRSVENSVERAESIGSQMSVVLEYLSGELGQVTRIVESAKNRQMIGLKIILAQEEERKRIAREIHDGPAQMLANLVLRTEIVERMLVKQEFGLVQDEVIDLKGQVRYSLEEMRKVIFNLRPMALDDLGLIPTLRKYVHDFEEKTKLRTTLETRGQEHRLSSAMEAAVYRLVQEALSNAAKHAYPSFVLVEITYQAQLIKIVIKDNGLGFNVQKLKNPQGNRESFGLVGMRERVELLEGRMEIISAENQGTTIVIHIPTNVEKGKE
- a CDS encoding stalk domain-containing protein, giving the protein MNEVFMEKKSSDVVRGIRLSSTKKWIAASLAGVLWIMPVIGSEGMMLFGQGSAPIAAAATAPFKVSKLGEEVITSGAIMMKYKYTTTRSGASASGLADVIRVDLNNPYVSLDVMTGKGGNLTTRQSTGGMAKETGAVAAVNGDYFNTGGEGAPIGGQVSGGVLVSTPSQLNGMYAFAVTKDRKPIIDEYSFEGMVTAPDGAQFEISGINKGAYSPEGGSSTYSHANAMYIYTDVWTALDRPKNSSTTPTEVLVENGVVTQISENAALPTAVPKGAYILRAHGLAARYVTAHLAVGQPVTSEYSLKSKTTQQSLDPANLQTMIGGHTILVNNGKAATFSRSTSSIGGYRARTALGYSQDGRYVYIIATEKNGNSSGMSLTELQSFMTNIGVWKGLNLDGGGSTTMVDRPLGETSTTLTFNTEYGTEQRSIVNGLGVYTNAPQGEVKGIKISGSSALLVGQKATYSLKGYDTYYNPIDVAAGNPTWVSSGGSATVSAGEVTAVKPGTVTLTAKSGSASASTTVTVLGGNDLSSMSVGTATAPLTAGTTVSVPVTAATKSGTTINVPDSALKWEFVGFKGAVKDGKLTVNAVDAGVTTGYAIARYDGFSAVVVLSTAAATTWEDFEKVSYPIDFTTNVPAVQGTATIVDGTAERVASKVLSLSYDMTAGSGKMYAYAQLNGTSGKTVPALATSMSVDVMGDMSLNWLRAEFVDNSGATAYVDLAKIIDWNGWKNINIDLSGSGIKFPATLKRLYVVNVEEGQDERAKTGTVAFDNITFTMPSLSSDAGLPKGTASMSIGSKAMTVNGNKKAIDVAPIVKDGSTYVPIRYVLDAFGGSATWDQVNKKIMVLRGAKALDLTVNKKEYLLNGKRQSAEVAPIILQGRTLVPLRLVSEQLGLTVKWEQKTKTVTIES